One genomic region from Chthoniobacterales bacterium encodes:
- a CDS encoding site-specific DNA-methyltransferase, producing MAQLPDDCIDIAVTSPPYNLGIVYGRYSDRQNRRQYLEWCHEWATQVRRVLRPQGSFFLNLGAAPSNPLFPHELILRLRDLFILQNTIHWIKAISIEDDAGQTTSRGHFKPISSPRYLNDCHEYIFHLTPEGRTPIDRLALGVPYADKSNIARWGHTKGKDRRCRGNTWFIPYQTIQRRAKERPHPATFPVQLAEWCIKLHGIDRVETMLDPFLGIGNSAVAAKRCGVKNFIGFEIDEEYLAEARRRLL from the coding sequence ATGGCGCAGCTACCTGATGACTGCATCGACATAGCGGTCACCTCGCCGCCATACAATCTCGGGATTGTGTATGGACGCTACTCCGATCGACAGAACCGCCGGCAATACCTTGAGTGGTGCCATGAATGGGCCACACAAGTTCGGCGTGTCCTGAGACCTCAAGGTTCTTTCTTTCTTAATCTCGGCGCAGCACCCTCAAATCCACTTTTTCCCCATGAGTTGATTCTCCGCCTGCGCGATCTGTTCATACTTCAGAATACGATCCACTGGATCAAGGCTATCTCGATCGAGGACGACGCTGGACAGACGACTTCGCGCGGCCATTTCAAACCGATCAGCTCGCCGCGTTACCTAAACGATTGCCACGAATACATCTTTCATCTCACGCCGGAGGGCCGGACCCCGATCGACCGCCTCGCGCTCGGGGTACCGTACGCCGACAAGAGCAACATCGCGCGCTGGGGCCATACAAAAGGCAAGGACCGACGCTGCCGCGGGAACACCTGGTTTATTCCGTATCAAACAATCCAACGCCGCGCCAAGGAGCGCCCGCATCCGGCCACCTTCCCGGTGCAGCTCGCGGAATGGTGCATCAAGCTGCATGGCATCGATCGCGTGGAAACGATGCTCGACCCATTCCTGGGAATCGGGAACTCCGCCGTCGCCGCAAAGCGCTGCGGCGTGAAGAACTTCATCGGGTTCGAGATCGACGAGGAATATCTGGCGGAGGCGCGGAGGCGTCTTCTGTAG
- a CDS encoding thiazole synthase, which translates to MSDKPAKLKIADREFTSRLLVGTGKFGSNELMRDALIASGTEIVTVALRRADLSGKHDAFANILDFIDPERFLLLPNTSGARNAAEAVRLARLAAAAGLPKWVKLEIHPDARHLLPDPVETLAAAEILVKEEFVVLPYINADPVLAKRLQDVGTATVMPLGSPIGSNRGIETRAQIEIIIEQATVPVVVDAGLGAPSQAAEAMEMGADAVLVNTAIAIASDPSRMAHAFRKAVEAGREAREIGLAEARSSASATSPLTGFFSSGDSPLL; encoded by the coding sequence ATGTCCGACAAACCTGCCAAGCTGAAGATCGCCGATCGCGAATTCACTTCGCGACTCCTGGTCGGCACGGGAAAGTTCGGCTCGAACGAATTGATGCGGGACGCCCTCATCGCCAGCGGAACGGAAATCGTGACGGTGGCGCTGCGGCGCGCCGATCTTTCGGGGAAACACGATGCCTTCGCGAACATTCTCGACTTCATCGATCCGGAACGTTTTCTCCTTCTGCCCAATACAAGCGGCGCCCGGAATGCGGCTGAAGCAGTGCGTCTCGCCCGCCTGGCCGCCGCTGCCGGACTCCCTAAGTGGGTCAAACTCGAGATTCATCCCGATGCTCGTCATCTTCTGCCCGATCCGGTCGAAACCCTGGCGGCCGCGGAAATTTTAGTGAAAGAGGAATTTGTCGTCCTTCCCTACATCAACGCCGACCCGGTTCTCGCTAAGCGATTGCAGGATGTCGGGACGGCCACGGTCATGCCGCTCGGCTCGCCGATTGGGAGCAATCGCGGCATCGAAACCCGCGCGCAGATCGAGATCATCATCGAACAGGCCACGGTGCCGGTGGTGGTGGACGCCGGCCTGGGCGCTCCGAGCCAGGCCGCCGAGGCGATGGAAATGGGAGCAGACGCCGTTTTGGTGAATACCGCGATCGCTATCGCGTCGGATCCGAGCCGGATGGCGCATGCCTTCCGGAAAGCCGTCGAGGCCGGACGGGAAGCGCGCGAGATCGGATTGGCCGAAGCCAGGTCGAGCGCGTCCGCCACCAGTCCGCTCACCGGGTTCTTTTCGAGCGGGGATTCACCTCTTCTGTAG
- a CDS encoding superoxide dismutase family protein, translating into MKMNFSKLLVVALIATALMFSLGNAGAQEITKAVAVMHPASGTQVAGRVTFTKSGDSVLIVADITGLTPGKHAFHIHEFGDCSAADATSAGGHFNPMNKPHGAPDAAERHVGDMGNLEADAYGKAHLELKSNLMKLSGEHSILGRGVIVHEKVDDWSQPTGNAGARQACGVVGVAKP; encoded by the coding sequence ATGAAAATGAACTTCTCCAAGCTGCTTGTTGTCGCGCTCATCGCAACCGCGCTGATGTTCTCGCTGGGGAACGCGGGCGCCCAGGAAATTACCAAGGCGGTCGCGGTTATGCATCCTGCTTCCGGAACCCAGGTAGCGGGAAGAGTCACGTTCACCAAGAGCGGTGACTCCGTCCTGATCGTTGCCGACATCACCGGCCTCACGCCCGGCAAACACGCATTCCATATTCATGAGTTCGGCGATTGCTCAGCGGCGGACGCGACCTCGGCAGGCGGACATTTCAACCCAATGAACAAGCCCCACGGCGCTCCCGACGCCGCGGAACGGCATGTGGGCGACATGGGCAACCTCGAAGCGGATGCCTACGGCAAAGCGCATTTGGAATTGAAATCCAACTTGATGAAATTGAGCGGCGAACACTCAATCCTGGGCCGGGGCGTGATTGTGCACGAGAAGGTCGACGATTGGTCGCAGCCGACAGGCAACGCCGGGGCCCGGCAAGCGTGCGGCGTGGTCGGCGTCGCGAAACCGTAG
- a CDS encoding TIGR00300 family protein translates to MFSETVVLRGHIIDSLILPKVLDQILTQGGDFKIGEIKIGQNRVDQSYARIEVSAPSHETLDDIVLRLRQHGAEVMEKADVQLAPAPADGVFPKDFYVTTNQQTFVTLDGAEIEVQPALMDCAVVVDRAARRATAKKFHEVNRGMEIVVGHQGIKVVPVQRSTSHTDVFEFMSTNISLEKPKSGIIREMATELQRARTDGGKILVVAGPAVIHSGAAPHLEKLIEMGFVDLLLGGNALALHDIENALFGTSLGINLERGSLAERGHENQMRAINAIREAGSISRAVETGALKSGIMAACVRHGVEFVLAGSIRDDGPLPEVISDTLQAQDAMREKITGVSTALMMGTMLHSMAVANLLPAKVKTLCVDVNPAAVSRLTERGSFQSLGLVSDLEPFLRELIVILGR, encoded by the coding sequence ATGTTTTCCGAAACCGTTGTCCTGCGAGGCCATATTATCGATTCCCTGATTCTGCCCAAGGTCCTCGACCAAATCCTGACCCAGGGAGGCGATTTTAAGATAGGCGAAATCAAGATCGGCCAGAATCGGGTCGACCAAAGTTATGCCCGGATTGAAGTCTCCGCGCCCTCGCATGAAACGCTCGACGATATCGTCCTGCGGCTGCGCCAGCATGGCGCGGAAGTCATGGAAAAGGCGGACGTGCAACTCGCTCCGGCCCCGGCGGATGGAGTTTTCCCCAAGGATTTTTACGTCACGACGAATCAACAGACTTTCGTCACGCTGGATGGCGCCGAGATCGAAGTCCAACCGGCGCTGATGGATTGCGCGGTGGTGGTCGATCGCGCCGCTCGCCGGGCTACCGCGAAGAAATTCCACGAGGTCAATCGCGGGATGGAAATCGTGGTGGGCCACCAGGGGATCAAGGTGGTTCCGGTGCAGCGATCCACTTCGCACACCGATGTGTTTGAGTTCATGTCGACGAACATTTCCCTGGAGAAACCGAAGAGCGGCATCATCCGGGAAATGGCGACCGAGCTTCAGCGGGCCCGGACGGACGGCGGCAAGATCCTGGTCGTGGCAGGTCCGGCGGTCATCCATTCGGGCGCGGCGCCGCACCTGGAAAAGTTGATCGAAATGGGATTTGTCGATCTGCTTCTCGGAGGGAACGCGCTGGCGCTCCACGACATCGAGAACGCTCTCTTTGGCACCTCGCTGGGAATTAATCTGGAACGCGGCTCGCTGGCGGAGCGCGGCCATGAGAATCAAATGCGAGCGATCAACGCCATTCGGGAGGCGGGCAGCATTTCGCGCGCGGTCGAAACGGGCGCGCTCAAGAGCGGAATCATGGCGGCGTGCGTGCGCCACGGCGTGGAATTTGTCCTGGCCGGATCAATCCGAGATGACGGCCCGCTACCGGAAGTTATTTCCGATACGCTCCAAGCGCAGGACGCGATGCGTGAGAAAATAACCGGGGTCAGCACCGCCCTGATGATGGGGACGATGCTGCATTCCATGGCGGTGGCGAATTTGCTTCCTGCCAAGGTAAAAACGCTTTGCGTGGATGTGAATCCGGCGGCCGTAAGCCGGCTGACCGAGCGAGGCTCCTTCCAGTCTCTCGGGTTGGTTTCCGATCTCGAGCCGTTCCTCCGCGAGCTAATTGTCATCCTGGGGCGTTAA
- a CDS encoding peptidylprolyl isomerase, with product MKLTLVCCVLGLAFVAAPVRSEEKKEEKKDTATTTEVKEVAVFKTSEGELVAEFWPDVAPKTVENFKKLAKSGFYDGTAFHRIIKGFMAQGGDPLTKDASKESMWGTGDPGYKIKAEFNAKKHERGVLSMARSADPDSAGSQFFLCFGPAPALDNKYTAFGKVIKGDAVLDKLANVPVTQSASGEKSKPVNRVALESVKIVPADSVK from the coding sequence ATGAAACTGACATTGGTTTGTTGCGTGCTGGGGCTGGCGTTCGTCGCCGCGCCGGTGCGGAGCGAGGAAAAAAAAGAAGAAAAGAAAGACACCGCCACGACCACTGAAGTGAAGGAGGTTGCGGTATTCAAAACGAGCGAAGGCGAATTGGTGGCCGAGTTCTGGCCGGACGTGGCCCCGAAGACGGTCGAGAATTTCAAAAAGCTGGCGAAATCCGGCTTTTATGACGGCACGGCGTTTCACCGCATCATCAAAGGATTCATGGCCCAGGGTGGCGATCCGCTGACCAAGGATGCTTCGAAGGAAAGCATGTGGGGGACCGGCGATCCGGGATACAAGATCAAAGCCGAATTCAACGCGAAGAAGCACGAGCGTGGCGTGCTTTCGATGGCGCGCTCCGCCGATCCGGACTCAGCCGGCAGCCAGTTCTTTCTCTGCTTTGGTCCGGCACCGGCCCTCGACAACAAATACACGGCCTTTGGCAAGGTGATCAAAGGCGATGCCGTCCTCGACAAGCTGGCCAATGTGCCCGTCACGCAGAGCGCGAGCGGTGAGAAAAGCAAACCGGTGAATCGCGTCGCGCTGGAAAGCGTGAAAATCGTTCCGGCCGATTCGGTGAAGTAG
- a CDS encoding carbon-nitrogen hydrolase, which yields MHANKTTIALVQMQCGTDQAANLEKAIARIRDAARGGAQIVCLPELFRSQYFCQAEDHANFALAEEIPGPTTAALETVARETGLVIVASLFEKRAAGVYHNTAAIIDADGKYLGKYRKMHIPDDPSYFEKFYFAPGDLGFQAWPTAHGKIGVCVCWDQWYPESARLTALRGAQLLFYPTAIGWHPREKEKYGVAQHAAWETMQRSHAIANGCYVAAVNRVGHEAPAGGDGIEFWGQSFVVAPSGEILAKGSVDREEVVMAEIDWQRVDEHRTHWPFLRDRRIDAYSGIEQRLID from the coding sequence ATGCACGCCAATAAAACGACCATCGCGTTGGTCCAGATGCAGTGCGGGACCGATCAGGCCGCAAATCTGGAGAAAGCGATCGCGCGGATTCGAGACGCGGCGAGAGGCGGCGCCCAGATCGTTTGCCTGCCGGAGCTGTTTCGCTCGCAGTATTTTTGCCAGGCGGAAGATCACGCGAACTTCGCGTTGGCCGAGGAAATCCCGGGGCCGACCACCGCGGCGCTGGAAACCGTGGCCCGCGAGACTGGCTTGGTGATCGTTGCCTCGCTTTTCGAGAAGCGGGCCGCGGGCGTTTACCACAACACCGCTGCCATCATCGACGCCGACGGCAAATATCTCGGGAAGTATCGCAAGATGCATATTCCTGACGACCCTTCTTATTTCGAGAAGTTTTACTTCGCGCCCGGGGATCTCGGTTTTCAGGCCTGGCCTACCGCGCACGGAAAAATCGGCGTCTGCGTTTGCTGGGACCAATGGTATCCGGAATCCGCCCGGCTGACGGCGTTGCGGGGGGCCCAGCTTTTATTTTATCCCACCGCGATCGGCTGGCATCCGCGCGAGAAGGAAAAGTACGGCGTGGCCCAACATGCCGCCTGGGAAACGATGCAGCGCAGTCACGCGATCGCGAATGGCTGTTACGTGGCGGCGGTTAATCGGGTCGGCCACGAAGCTCCGGCCGGCGGCGACGGAATCGAATTTTGGGGGCAAAGCTTCGTCGTCGCGCCCAGTGGGGAGATCCTGGCCAAAGGGAGCGTCGATCGGGAAGAGGTCGTCATGGCTGAGATCGACTGGCAGCGGGTGGATGAACACCGGACGCACTGGCCATTCCTGCGCGATCGAAGAATCGACGCTTACTCCGGAATCGAGCAGCGCCTGATCGATTAA
- a CDS encoding peptidylprolyl isomerase has translation MTASQNEVAVIKTSEGEMVAEFWPDVAPKTVENFKKLAKSGFYDGTAFHRIIKGFMIQGGDPLTKDESKQARWGTGDPGYKIDAEFNKKSHERGVLSMARSQDPNSAGSQFFICHGHPKFLDGQYTTFGKLIKGDEVLEKIATTKTLPGDRPEKRMNVESIKIVPADSVQ, from the coding sequence ATGACTGCATCACAAAACGAAGTGGCGGTAATCAAAACCAGCGAAGGCGAAATGGTCGCTGAGTTCTGGCCGGACGTGGCCCCGAAGACGGTCGAAAATTTCAAGAAGCTGGCGAAATCCGGGTTCTACGATGGGACGGCTTTCCATCGCATCATCAAAGGCTTTATGATTCAGGGCGGTGATCCGCTGACCAAGGACGAAAGCAAGCAAGCGCGCTGGGGCACGGGCGACCCGGGTTATAAGATCGACGCGGAGTTCAATAAGAAGTCTCACGAGCGCGGGGTGCTTTCGATGGCCCGCTCGCAGGATCCGAATTCAGCCGGCAGCCAGTTTTTCATTTGCCATGGCCACCCGAAGTTTCTTGACGGGCAATACACGACCTTCGGGAAACTGATTAAAGGGGACGAGGTTCTTGAGAAGATCGCGACCACGAAAACGCTCCCGGGCGATCGGCCGGAAAAGCGAATGAACGTCGAGAGCATCAAGATCGTTCCGGCGGACTCGGTGCAATAG
- a CDS encoding arginine deiminase-related protein → MRNLLLCPPDYYGIEYEINPWMSRARGADTPLVQAQWKGLFETLSKLDCQIELVPPRPKLPDMVFTANAGLTVGRRFIPSNFRHEERAGEAPHFARWMEEHGYEIVWLPKNYYFEGEGDALFGGDVLFCGYKFRSDINSHRAVADILGCLVISVELVDPRFYHIDTCFCPLPDGGAFWFPAAFDDYGQRTIRDHLHDLIDVEPEEAVHFSCNAVVLGRDIVLPEGAPKLVATLKDRGYTCHPLPMTEFLKAGGACKCLTMFMPQREKIGDK, encoded by the coding sequence ATGCGCAACCTTCTCCTCTGCCCGCCGGATTACTACGGCATCGAATACGAGATCAATCCCTGGATGAGTCGCGCCCGCGGCGCTGACACGCCGCTGGTGCAGGCGCAGTGGAAAGGTTTGTTCGAGACCCTTTCCAAGCTCGATTGCCAGATCGAACTGGTCCCGCCCCGCCCGAAACTACCCGACATGGTTTTCACCGCCAACGCCGGGCTGACCGTCGGACGCCGTTTCATCCCGAGTAATTTCCGGCATGAGGAACGGGCCGGCGAAGCGCCGCATTTCGCACGCTGGATGGAAGAACACGGCTACGAAATCGTCTGGCTCCCGAAGAATTACTATTTCGAAGGGGAAGGCGACGCTCTCTTCGGCGGTGACGTGCTCTTTTGCGGCTACAAATTCCGTTCCGATATCAACTCGCATCGGGCGGTCGCCGATATCCTTGGCTGCCTGGTCATTTCCGTCGAGCTGGTCGACCCGCGTTTTTATCACATCGACACCTGCTTTTGTCCGCTCCCGGATGGAGGCGCCTTTTGGTTCCCGGCCGCGTTCGATGACTACGGGCAGCGGACGATCCGTGATCACCTGCACGATTTGATCGACGTGGAGCCGGAGGAAGCAGTCCACTTTTCTTGTAATGCCGTGGTGCTCGGCCGCGACATCGTTCTGCCGGAGGGCGCCCCGAAGCTGGTCGCGACGTTGAAAGATCGCGGCTACACCTGTCATCCGCTTCCGATGACTGAATTCCTCAAAGCCGGCGGCGCCTGCAAATGTCTGACCATGTTCATGCCGCAAAGGGAGAAGATTGGTGATAAGTGA
- a CDS encoding HD domain-containing protein: MAPTEMDLLTLTEIRRHAQNGAVVEARVHVQVEGASAKVTREQKPYCELSLADAADRMTLRVWSDHPEYKACDTLKTSDFIELSGEFLQHQQFGLDARKWKVRHLTAPERSELLQGPPALRARQAADWEYIVERTRSLEDPRLRALGEAFIAEHGDRFRRTAGARSYHHARRGGLVEHVAQMMRVATELVPLYPQLNLDLLIAGVLFHDAGKLWENHLPDTGFTMGYDERGELMGHISIGLELVNSLWRKVLTEENARTWSPLRPASEDVRMHLLHLVGAHHGEPQFGSPVSPKTPEAMALNYIDNLDARMEMFAAGYLVAKPIAERIFDRVRPLPGNLVKPLEKYQAPGSNGPPPLPKTNETGTLL, encoded by the coding sequence ATGGCGCCAACAGAGATGGACCTGCTCACGCTTACTGAAATTCGCCGCCACGCCCAGAACGGCGCGGTCGTTGAGGCGCGCGTTCATGTCCAGGTGGAGGGCGCCTCAGCCAAAGTTACGCGCGAGCAAAAACCCTATTGCGAGCTGAGCCTGGCGGACGCCGCCGATCGGATGACGCTGCGGGTCTGGAGCGATCACCCGGAATACAAGGCGTGCGACACCCTCAAAACTTCGGACTTCATCGAGCTCAGTGGCGAATTCCTGCAGCACCAGCAATTTGGGCTCGATGCCAGGAAATGGAAGGTGCGGCATCTCACCGCGCCAGAGCGCTCTGAGCTGTTGCAGGGACCGCCGGCTTTGCGCGCGAGACAGGCGGCCGACTGGGAATACATCGTGGAGCGGACGCGTTCTCTCGAAGATCCGCGCCTCCGCGCCCTCGGCGAAGCTTTCATTGCCGAGCACGGCGACCGGTTCCGGCGGACGGCCGGGGCGCGTTCCTACCATCACGCCCGGCGGGGCGGACTGGTTGAGCACGTTGCCCAAATGATGCGAGTCGCGACGGAACTGGTGCCGCTTTATCCGCAATTGAATCTCGACCTGCTCATCGCCGGAGTTTTGTTTCACGATGCCGGCAAGCTTTGGGAAAATCATCTGCCCGACACCGGGTTCACGATGGGATACGACGAACGCGGCGAATTGATGGGCCATATTTCGATTGGTCTCGAGTTGGTAAATTCTCTCTGGCGCAAAGTGCTCACGGAGGAAAATGCGCGAACCTGGAGCCCGCTCAGGCCAGCGTCCGAAGATGTGCGGATGCATCTGCTCCATTTGGTGGGCGCGCATCACGGCGAACCGCAATTTGGCTCGCCCGTCTCCCCCAAGACGCCTGAAGCAATGGCGCTTAATTACATCGATAATCTCGATGCCCGGATGGAAATGTTCGCGGCCGGATATTTGGTGGCGAAACCGATCGCCGAGCGGATCTTCGATCGAGTTCGGCCGTTGCCGGGGAACCTGGTGAAACCGCTGGAGAAATATCAGGCGCCCGGTTCCAACGGCCCGCCGCCTTTGCCGAAAACGAACGAGACGGGGACGCTGCTGTAG